Proteins encoded by one window of Lathyrus oleraceus cultivar Zhongwan6 chromosome 1, CAAS_Psat_ZW6_1.0, whole genome shotgun sequence:
- the LOC127120194 gene encoding uncharacterized protein LOC127120194 isoform X2 has translation MVLLEASKLTLPTPSSLSSPHTTTTTSILFEPTTLSLAITHSNSSISLFPSFSPLSLSSSLQFPQTLIPKPSSSSTFLILQQSPISTNPNSVIFLVSGPHRAGSQILLRFYLLNRTTNCFSRVNRISCGSQSESGFLRFEPELGVLMDAKHGVSVKVVGSVNYFAVYSVSSFKVWVFAVKMVEDEDGGGLRLMKCAVVRCSRPVCSLSISFGFLVLGEENGVRVFGLRRLVKGKMVVRRVGNSNSNSKLGLKQLQNGDHHGKYKGVGDRGGKTRGGGDEATCNGGLEGKNEKHGVAVKQTIVKYKHDNKDGGACFLALKGNEVETKSMPKVSKSVKAISIKALSQRMFLILDSHGDLHLLCLYNSGLGVDITGHVKQLPRVMKVQSLAVHLDESTTSQTIWISDGCHSVHMFTMDTDNALNEADGNDGDEKKPMHFPGSLYAHAIS, from the exons ATGGTTCTTCTTGAAGCTTCCAAGTTAACCCTTCCAACCCCATCTTCTCTCTCTTCCCcacacacaacaacaacaacttccATTCTCTTTGAACCCACTACTCTTTCCCTTGCAATCACTCACTCTAACTCTTCAATTTCTCTCTTCCCTTCTTTTTCACCTCTCtctctttcttcttctcttcAATTTCCACAAACCCTAATTCCTAAACCTTCGTCTTCCTCCACTTTTCTAATTCTTCAACAATCCCCAATTTCGACTAACCCTAATTCTGTTATCTTTCTCGTTTCTGGCCCCCACCGTGCCGGTTCTCAAATTCTCCTCCGTTTTTACCTTCTTAATAGAACCACCAACTGTTTTTCTAGGGTTAATCGTATTTCATGTGGGTCACAATCAGAAAGTGGGTTTCTTAGGTTTGAACCTGAATTGGGGGTTTTGATGGATGCCAAACATGGGGTTTCTGTTAAGGTTGTTGGTTCTGTTAACTATTTCGCGGTTTATTCGGTTTCGAGTTTTAAAGTTTGGGTTTTTGCTGTTAAGATGGTGGAGGATGAAGATGGTGGTGGTTTGAGATTGATGAAGTGTGCTGTGGTTAGGTGTTCCAGACCGGTTTGCTCTTTGAGTATTTCGTTTGGGTTTTTGGTTCTTGGAGAAGAGAATGGGGTTAGGGTTTTTGGGCTGAGGAGGTTGGTGAAAGGAAAAATGGTTGTCAGGAGAGTTGGGAATTCGAATTCGAATTCAAAATTGGGTTTGAAGCAATTGCAAAATGGTGATCATCATGGGAAGTATAAAGGCGTGGGAGATCGTGGAGGGAAAACCCGTGGTGGTGGTGATGAGGCAACCTGCAATGGTGGATTGGAGGGGAAGAATGAAAAACATGGAGTTGCTG TAAAGCAAACAATTGTTAAATACAAACATGACAACAAAGATGGAGGTGCATGCTTTTTGGCATTGAAGGGAAATGAGGTTGAAACAAAATCCATGCCAAAGGTATCCAAATCTGTAAAGGCTATTTCCATTAAGGCTCTGTCCCAGAGGATGTTTCTGATTTTGGATTCCCATGGGGATTTACATTTGCTATGCCTGTACAATTCTGGCCTTGGAGTCGATATCACTGGTCATGTGAAGCAGCTACCCCGTGTTATGAAAGTGCAAAGTCTGGCAGTACATCTTGATGAATCTACAA CATCACAGACTATCTGGATATCAGATGGATGCCATTCTGTGCACATGTTCACGATGGACACGGATAATGCTTTAAATGAAGCAGATGGAAATGATGGTGATGAAAAAAAGCCTATGCATTTCCCAG GAAGCTTATATGCACATGCAATTTCCTGA
- the LOC127120194 gene encoding uncharacterized protein LOC127120194 isoform X1, with amino-acid sequence MVLLEASKLTLPTPSSLSSPHTTTTTSILFEPTTLSLAITHSNSSISLFPSFSPLSLSSSLQFPQTLIPKPSSSSTFLILQQSPISTNPNSVIFLVSGPHRAGSQILLRFYLLNRTTNCFSRVNRISCGSQSESGFLRFEPELGVLMDAKHGVSVKVVGSVNYFAVYSVSSFKVWVFAVKMVEDEDGGGLRLMKCAVVRCSRPVCSLSISFGFLVLGEENGVRVFGLRRLVKGKMVVRRVGNSNSNSKLGLKQLQNGDHHGKYKGVGDRGGKTRGGGDEATCNGGLEGKNEKHGVAVKQTIVKYKHDNKDGGACFLALKGNEVETKSMPKVSKSVKAISIKALSQRMFLILDSHGDLHLLCLYNSGLGVDITGHVKQLPRVMKVQSLAVHLDESTTSQTIWISDGCHSVHMFTMDTDNALNEADGNDGDEKKPMHFPVTQVLFSSEKIQDIISISANSILILGQGSLYAHAIS; translated from the exons ATGGTTCTTCTTGAAGCTTCCAAGTTAACCCTTCCAACCCCATCTTCTCTCTCTTCCCcacacacaacaacaacaacttccATTCTCTTTGAACCCACTACTCTTTCCCTTGCAATCACTCACTCTAACTCTTCAATTTCTCTCTTCCCTTCTTTTTCACCTCTCtctctttcttcttctcttcAATTTCCACAAACCCTAATTCCTAAACCTTCGTCTTCCTCCACTTTTCTAATTCTTCAACAATCCCCAATTTCGACTAACCCTAATTCTGTTATCTTTCTCGTTTCTGGCCCCCACCGTGCCGGTTCTCAAATTCTCCTCCGTTTTTACCTTCTTAATAGAACCACCAACTGTTTTTCTAGGGTTAATCGTATTTCATGTGGGTCACAATCAGAAAGTGGGTTTCTTAGGTTTGAACCTGAATTGGGGGTTTTGATGGATGCCAAACATGGGGTTTCTGTTAAGGTTGTTGGTTCTGTTAACTATTTCGCGGTTTATTCGGTTTCGAGTTTTAAAGTTTGGGTTTTTGCTGTTAAGATGGTGGAGGATGAAGATGGTGGTGGTTTGAGATTGATGAAGTGTGCTGTGGTTAGGTGTTCCAGACCGGTTTGCTCTTTGAGTATTTCGTTTGGGTTTTTGGTTCTTGGAGAAGAGAATGGGGTTAGGGTTTTTGGGCTGAGGAGGTTGGTGAAAGGAAAAATGGTTGTCAGGAGAGTTGGGAATTCGAATTCGAATTCAAAATTGGGTTTGAAGCAATTGCAAAATGGTGATCATCATGGGAAGTATAAAGGCGTGGGAGATCGTGGAGGGAAAACCCGTGGTGGTGGTGATGAGGCAACCTGCAATGGTGGATTGGAGGGGAAGAATGAAAAACATGGAGTTGCTG TAAAGCAAACAATTGTTAAATACAAACATGACAACAAAGATGGAGGTGCATGCTTTTTGGCATTGAAGGGAAATGAGGTTGAAACAAAATCCATGCCAAAGGTATCCAAATCTGTAAAGGCTATTTCCATTAAGGCTCTGTCCCAGAGGATGTTTCTGATTTTGGATTCCCATGGGGATTTACATTTGCTATGCCTGTACAATTCTGGCCTTGGAGTCGATATCACTGGTCATGTGAAGCAGCTACCCCGTGTTATGAAAGTGCAAAGTCTGGCAGTACATCTTGATGAATCTACAA CATCACAGACTATCTGGATATCAGATGGATGCCATTCTGTGCACATGTTCACGATGGACACGGATAATGCTTTAAATGAAGCAGATGGAAATGATGGTGATGAAAAAAAGCCTATGCATTTCCCAG TTACTCAAGTTCTTTTCTCCAGTGAGAAGATCCAAGATATCATTTCTATATCTGCAAATTCCATTCTGATTCTTGGACAAG GAAGCTTATATGCACATGCAATTTCCTGA